The Gilliamella apicola genome window below encodes:
- a CDS encoding DeoR/GlpR family DNA-binding transcription regulator: MNASERRQQIIELLNMKGTVLVSDLSEQYEVSEVTIRTDLRLLEKQGELTRFHGGGTKIINKGDIKSFKELQLEERYQRFIEDKKRIAIEAVKHVKQGDTIILDSGSTTMLIAEELVKLKNITVITNSLTSAFILSDNSDIMLFMCGGTLRHKTRSFHGKIAEQSLDGISADILFVGADGIDAKRGITTFNEGYTISSVMANTAKKVIAVLDSSKFGRNGINVVLPLNKLNTIITDINVDGKCKQEFGKQGVNLIAV; encoded by the coding sequence ATGAATGCAAGTGAAAGACGTCAACAGATAATAGAACTTCTTAATATGAAAGGAACGGTATTAGTAAGTGACTTATCAGAACAATATGAGGTTTCAGAAGTCACCATAAGAACAGATCTTCGATTATTAGAAAAACAAGGTGAGCTAACACGATTTCATGGTGGCGGTACAAAAATCATCAATAAAGGTGATATAAAGTCATTTAAAGAGTTGCAGTTAGAAGAACGGTATCAGCGATTTATCGAAGATAAAAAACGAATTGCAATTGAAGCAGTAAAACATGTTAAACAAGGTGATACTATTATTTTAGATAGTGGTAGTACCACCATGTTAATAGCCGAAGAGCTGGTTAAATTAAAAAATATTACTGTTATAACAAATAGCCTTACCTCCGCTTTTATTCTTTCTGATAATAGCGACATAATGTTATTTATGTGTGGTGGGACTCTTAGGCACAAAACCCGATCTTTTCATGGAAAAATTGCTGAGCAATCGTTAGATGGTATTTCTGCTGATATTTTGTTTGTTGGTGCAGATGGCATAGATGCAAAAAGAGGAATAACAACCTTTAATGAAGGGTACACAATTAGCAGTGTGATGGCTAATACCGCTAAAAAAGTGATTGCTGTGCTAGATTCATCTAAGTTTGGACGAAATGGCATCAATGTGGTTTTACCACTAAATAAGCTAAATACTATTATTACAGATATCAATGTTGATGGTAAATGTAAGCAAGAATTTGGAAAACAGGGAGTTAATTTAATCGCTGTTTAA
- a CDS encoding hexose kinase, whose amino-acid sequence MILTITMNPSVDISYPLNKLIINDINRVSNVKKTAGGKGLNVTRGIKFSNISVLASGIIGGTTGNYIQKQLDEDNIDYDFYITKQESRNCIAILHEGNQTEILESGPVLELQDANLFLKHYQTLLEKADLVTISGSLPQGFPIDFYVSLIEQADRHQIPVLLDASGKMLHATLVSEHKPYLIKPNKEELKQVIQMDIDDSDNNSLIRALNHPLLDDIPFIIISLGKKGAFARCHDQFYQVTIPKINVVNPVGSGDVTLAGLAVSLHESESVDSMLKRAMTMGMLNTMESQTGFVNMGNYDQYYQQVKVKEIYKS is encoded by the coding sequence ATGATATTAACAATTACGATGAATCCTTCAGTAGATATATCATACCCATTAAATAAATTAATCATTAATGATATTAATCGGGTATCTAATGTAAAAAAGACCGCTGGCGGTAAAGGGCTTAATGTTACCAGAGGAATTAAATTTTCAAATATATCAGTATTAGCCTCTGGTATTATTGGTGGAACAACTGGGAATTATATCCAAAAACAATTAGATGAAGATAATATTGATTATGATTTTTATATAACAAAGCAGGAATCAAGAAACTGTATTGCCATTTTACATGAAGGAAACCAAACCGAAATTTTAGAATCAGGTCCTGTGTTAGAGCTTCAGGACGCTAATCTTTTTTTAAAACACTATCAAACGTTGCTTGAGAAAGCAGATCTTGTGACCATTTCCGGATCATTACCTCAGGGTTTTCCCATCGATTTTTATGTAAGTTTAATTGAACAAGCCGATAGGCATCAAATCCCTGTTTTGCTTGACGCTTCTGGAAAAATGCTTCATGCAACACTCGTTTCCGAACATAAACCTTATTTAATAAAACCCAATAAAGAAGAATTAAAACAAGTCATCCAAATGGATATTGATGATAGTGATAACAATTCATTAATTAGAGCACTTAATCATCCTCTGCTAGATGATATTCCTTTCATTATTATTTCGTTAGGTAAAAAGGGTGCGTTTGCTCGTTGTCATGACCAATTTTATCAAGTCACAATTCCTAAAATTAATGTAGTTAATCCCGTTGGTTCAGGTGATGTCACATTAGCGGGTCTTGCGGTAAGTTTACACGAAAGCGAGTCAGTAGACAGTATGCTGAAACGAGCTATGACGATGGGTATGTTAAATACGATGGAATCACAGACAGGTTTTGTCAATATGGGTAACTATGACCAATACTATCAACAAGTTAAAGTTAAAGAAATATATAAATCATAA
- a CDS encoding tagatose bisphosphate family class II aldolase, translating into MYLISSQEMLKKAQREHYAVPAFNIHNLETIQVVIDTAKDMQSPVILAATPATYNYAGTQYLINICKTAAQIHHFPFALHLDHHENLNDIKTKIEEGIRSIMIDASHYPFEENIDIVSKMVAFSHKYNASVEAELGRLGGQEDDLVVDDKESAFTDPDAAKEYVERTGIDSLAVAIGSAHGLYKGEPKLDFERLAKIRDKVEVPLVLHGASGIPEVMVKKSISLGICKVNVATELKIAFSDALKQDFKSHPDANDPRHYMQPAKTAMKKIVEEKIRICGSAGKL; encoded by the coding sequence ATGTATCTTATTTCCAGTCAAGAGATGTTAAAAAAAGCTCAGCGAGAACATTATGCCGTTCCCGCTTTTAATATACACAACCTTGAGACAATTCAAGTTGTAATTGATACAGCAAAAGATATGCAATCGCCAGTCATACTTGCAGCAACACCAGCAACGTATAACTATGCCGGCACACAGTATTTGATTAATATTTGTAAAACTGCGGCACAAATCCATCATTTTCCATTTGCGTTACATTTAGATCATCATGAAAATCTGAACGATATTAAAACTAAAATAGAGGAAGGTATTCGTTCAATTATGATTGATGCTTCTCATTATCCATTTGAAGAAAACATTGATATTGTTAGTAAAATGGTGGCATTTAGCCATAAATATAACGCAAGTGTTGAAGCTGAGCTTGGCCGTTTAGGAGGACAGGAAGACGATTTGGTTGTTGATGATAAAGAAAGCGCATTTACTGATCCTGATGCAGCCAAAGAGTATGTAGAACGTACAGGAATTGATTCTTTAGCTGTGGCAATTGGATCTGCTCATGGCTTATATAAAGGGGAACCTAAGCTTGATTTTGAACGGTTAGCGAAAATACGTGACAAAGTTGAAGTTCCTTTAGTATTACATGGTGCTTCGGGTATTCCAGAAGTGATGGTGAAAAAATCTATTTCATTGGGTATTTGTAAAGTAAATGTCGCAACAGAATTAAAAATTGCCTTTTCTGATGCTTTAAAACAAGATTTTAAATCTCATCCCGATGCTAATGATCCTAGGCATTATATGCAACCAGCTAAAACAGCAATGAAAAAAATTGTTGAAGAAAAGATTCGTATTTGTGGTAGCGCAGGGAAATTATAG
- a CDS encoding HAD-IA family hydrolase: MQAKGILFDLDGTLVNSLPAVERCWLVFADRHKLNHSYVLKTIHGRKAIDNIKLFLPNKPESFIEQEHRWVEQLEAEDIKDIDEISGASHFLRQLSSLNIPWGIVTSGTKKVANSRFSILNVAKPKVFITGEMVINTKPAPDGYLQGANLLGLPTNECIVFEDSKAGIESAFNAQCQIISVNCPNSLDDNCMLNIDSFDELVIKKLNENDFEILKSNI, from the coding sequence ATGCAAGCAAAGGGTATTTTATTTGATTTAGATGGGACATTAGTCAATTCATTACCAGCAGTTGAGCGCTGCTGGTTAGTATTTGCTGATCGTCATAAACTTAATCATTCCTATGTATTAAAAACCATTCATGGTCGTAAAGCTATCGATAATATAAAACTATTTTTACCTAATAAACCTGAAAGTTTCATCGAACAAGAGCATCGTTGGGTGGAACAATTAGAGGCTGAAGATATAAAAGATATTGATGAAATATCTGGAGCTAGTCATTTCTTACGACAATTATCTTCACTTAATATTCCTTGGGGAATTGTAACTTCTGGTACAAAAAAAGTAGCTAATTCTCGCTTTAGTATTCTCAATGTAGCTAAACCAAAAGTTTTTATTACTGGTGAAATGGTTATTAATACTAAACCCGCTCCTGATGGTTATTTACAAGGAGCAAATTTACTCGGATTACCTACTAATGAGTGTATTGTTTTTGAAGATTCAAAAGCGGGTATTGAATCTGCATTTAATGCACAGTGTCAAATTATTAGTGTTAACTGTCCTAATTCACTTGATGATAATTGTATGTTAAATATTGATTCTTTTGATGAGCTAGTAATAAAAAAATTAAACGAGAACGATTTTGAAATATTAAAAAGTAATATATAA
- a CDS encoding histidine-type phosphatase produces MINKTFASDRPLFDKNYINSIIKNKIPKQVAANLINYINQTFYEKNHTKFTFLVGHYSNVASLFSALKIKSYTLPDQFETTPIGGKIVFQKWRDNHSGEALMKIEYFYQSTDQIRNLTQLNRNNPPYKVTLAMENCPTNTMGFCSFSTFKQIIGNINNV; encoded by the coding sequence ATGATAAATAAAACTTTTGCTTCTGATAGACCTTTATTTGATAAAAACTACATCAATTCAATTATAAAAAATAAGATTCCTAAACAGGTTGCCGCAAATTTAATTAACTATATTAATCAGACTTTCTATGAAAAAAATCATACCAAATTTACTTTTTTAGTCGGTCATTATTCAAATGTAGCATCATTATTTTCAGCACTAAAAATTAAATCTTATACACTACCCGATCAATTTGAAACGACACCTATTGGTGGCAAAATAGTGTTCCAAAAATGGCGTGATAATCATAGTGGTGAAGCATTGATGAAAATTGAATATTTTTATCAATCAACCGATCAAATCCGAAATTTGACCCAATTAAATCGTAACAATCCACCCTATAAAGTAACATTAGCAATGGAAAATTGTCCAACTAATACAATGGGTTTTTGTTCATTTTCGACCTTTAAACAAATCATCGGCAATATAAATAATGTGTAA
- a CDS encoding DeoR family transcriptional regulator — protein MNKLSKLFKVSTVTIGNDLRHLEQKGCVLRSYGEQ, from the coding sequence GTGAATAAATTGAGTAAACTTTTTAAAGTCTCTACAGTCACAATTGGTAATGATCTTCGCCATTTAGAGCAAAAAGGCTGTGTATTACGCTCTTATGGAGAGCAATGA